CGACCGCTTGGGATCGGTTGCATAGGCGAAATCGAGCATGTCGGCCTCCATATCCTCGATCGCGGGCAGGCGATCGACCCAGTCGGGATGGATATAGGCGTGGCAGGTCGAACAGGCGCAGGCGCCGCCGCAATCGGCATCGATGCCGGGGATGGAGTTGTCGCGCGCGCCTTCCATCACCGTCAGGCCGTTCGCGACCTCGACGACATGTTCGGTGCCGTTATGCTCGATATAGGTGATCTTCGCCATGCGTGCCTCGTTCGGATGTCCAGTGGTCGGGGCCGACATAAGGCAGCCCTGCCGGATTTTCCAGCAAAAGCGGAACGCTTGCCAAAACACCAGTTTGTTC
The genomic region above belongs to Rhodovulum sp. P5 and contains:
- a CDS encoding 2Fe-2S iron-sulfur cluster-binding protein, with product MAKITYIEHNGTEHVVEVANGLTVMEGARDNSIPGIDADCGGACACSTCHAYIHPDWVDRLPAIEDMEADMLDFAYATDPKRSRLTCQVKVTDALDGLIVQMPEKQI